Proteins from a genomic interval of Xanthomonas sp. AM6:
- a CDS encoding sialate O-acetylesterase translates to MTATLHRTATWLAALALAALPASAWAKLELPLLFADGAVLQRDVPMPVWGWAAPGARIQVRLDGATASTVAARDGRWQAQLPAHAAGGPYVLEVEGDGARRRIVDVLVGDVWLASGQSNMEWPLAQARDGAREVAAANDPQLRHFKVPKSWSPQPQQRLAGGAWKAATPDNAGAFSAVGYFFARELRAHTGVPIGIVDSTWGGSAIEAWMDAAALGMDAAQAARSVAELQAQDARTLAAVRQRIARWPAVQDGAEQWRAADLDDHDWDSIPVDRNWEASGYDGMDGIAWYRTSFTLSAAEAKAGITLGVGQIDDSDVTYVNGQPVGRTEKQWNLPRVYRVPAAVLKAGVNRIAVQVTDLSGGGGLHGEDEERFVQVGQGAKRPLQGWTFRPAKVVVALDDGRNQQPTLLYNRMIHPLQPFPVKGVIWYQGESNATARGALRYREQFAAMIGSWRQERAQPQLPFLWVQLANFRAGSDKGDLSPWALLRESQSKTLALPATAQAVTIDIGAPGDIHPTNKQDVGHRLALAARHVAYGESLVYSAPTLQRAEFAAGAARLRFDPMGSALAVRGGGPLRGFSIAGADRRFHPAQARIEGDSVLVESAEVAQPQAVRYAWSENPAEANLVNREQLPVSPFRTDTW, encoded by the coding sequence ATGACCGCAACGCTGCACCGCACCGCGACATGGCTGGCCGCGCTGGCGCTGGCGGCGCTGCCGGCCTCGGCCTGGGCAAAACTGGAACTGCCGCTGCTGTTCGCCGACGGCGCGGTGCTGCAACGCGACGTGCCGATGCCGGTGTGGGGCTGGGCCGCGCCCGGCGCGCGCATCCAGGTGCGCCTGGACGGCGCCACGGCGAGTACCGTCGCCGCCCGCGACGGCCGCTGGCAGGCGCAGCTGCCGGCGCATGCGGCCGGCGGCCCGTACGTGCTGGAGGTGGAGGGCGACGGCGCGCGCCGCCGCATCGTCGACGTGCTGGTCGGCGACGTGTGGCTGGCCAGCGGCCAGTCCAACATGGAATGGCCGCTGGCGCAGGCGCGCGACGGCGCGCGCGAAGTGGCCGCGGCGAACGATCCGCAGCTGCGCCACTTCAAGGTGCCCAAGTCGTGGTCGCCGCAGCCGCAACAGCGCCTGGCCGGCGGCGCATGGAAAGCCGCCACGCCGGACAACGCCGGCGCGTTCTCCGCGGTCGGCTACTTCTTCGCGCGCGAGCTGCGCGCGCACACCGGCGTGCCGATCGGCATCGTCGACAGCACCTGGGGCGGCAGCGCGATCGAGGCATGGATGGACGCGGCCGCGCTGGGCATGGATGCGGCGCAGGCCGCGCGCAGCGTCGCCGAGCTGCAGGCGCAGGACGCGCGCACCCTGGCCGCGGTGCGACAGCGCATCGCGCGCTGGCCTGCGGTGCAGGACGGTGCCGAACAATGGCGCGCCGCCGACCTGGACGACCATGACTGGGACAGCATCCCGGTCGACCGCAACTGGGAGGCCAGCGGCTACGACGGCATGGACGGCATCGCCTGGTACCGCACGTCCTTCACCCTCAGTGCCGCCGAGGCCAAGGCCGGCATCACCCTGGGCGTGGGCCAGATCGACGATTCCGACGTCACCTACGTCAACGGCCAGCCGGTCGGGCGCACCGAAAAGCAATGGAACCTGCCGCGCGTGTACCGGGTGCCGGCGGCGGTGCTGAAGGCCGGGGTCAACCGCATCGCGGTGCAGGTCACCGACCTCAGCGGCGGCGGCGGCCTGCATGGCGAGGACGAGGAGCGCTTCGTGCAGGTCGGGCAGGGCGCCAAGCGCCCGCTGCAGGGCTGGACGTTCCGCCCGGCCAAGGTGGTGGTGGCGCTGGACGACGGCAGGAACCAGCAGCCGACGCTGCTGTACAACCGCATGATCCATCCGCTGCAGCCGTTCCCGGTCAAGGGCGTGATCTGGTACCAGGGCGAGAGCAATGCGACCGCGCGCGGCGCGCTGCGCTACCGCGAGCAGTTCGCGGCGATGATCGGCAGCTGGCGCCAGGAGCGCGCGCAGCCGCAGCTGCCGTTCCTGTGGGTGCAGCTGGCCAATTTCCGCGCCGGATCGGACAAGGGCGATCTGAGCCCGTGGGCGCTGCTGCGCGAATCGCAATCCAAGACCCTGGCGCTGCCGGCGACCGCGCAGGCGGTGACCATCGACATCGGCGCGCCCGGCGACATCCACCCGACCAACAAGCAGGACGTCGGCCATCGCCTGGCGCTGGCCGCGCGCCACGTCGCCTATGGCGAATCGCTGGTGTACAGCGCGCCGACGCTGCAGCGCGCCGAGTTCGCTGCAGGCGCCGCGCGGCTGCGCTTCGATCCGATGGGCAGCGCGCTGGCGGTGCGCGGCGGCGGCCCGCTGCGCGGCTTCAGCATTGCCGGCGCCGACCGCCGCTTCCATCCGGCGCAGGCGCGCATCGAGGGCGACAGCGTGCTGGTGGAGAGCGCCGAGGTGGCGCAGCCGCAGGCGGTGCGCTATGCCTGGAGCGAGAACCCGGCCGAGGCCAACCTGGTCAATCGCGAACAACTGCCCGTTTCCCCCTTCCGAACCGACACCTGGTGA
- a CDS encoding sialidase family protein translates to MPGTFRRAVRPRSVWPALLLALLWSVLPAWAAAPAPYQFRSVAIGGGGFVSGLLFHPAQQGLLYARTDVGGAYRWDAAGERWIALTDWLGADDQNLMGIDAFAIDPHDPQALYLAAGTYLHARAGNAALLRSHDQGRSFARTDLPFKLGGNELGRGNGERLAVDPNDGRVLLLGSRDAGLWRSADRGAHWQQVASFPAVATSAAASAVNHAGRRQQVGIAFVLFDPDSAAAGGGSQRIYVGVSTQERSVFVSEDGGRSWQPLPGQPTGLRPSHMVRSGAGVYYLSYGDQPGPDLMANGALWEYAPAARRWTDITPVPQPRSGPGFGWGAVAVDPRRPQTLIASTFRRYTPGDDIYRSTDGGRSWAPLFPRSRFAHDNAPWTAQARPHWMASLAIDPFDSDRAWFVTGYGVWASRNLRAFDAQGGVVQWRFADAGLEETVPLDLLSPAQGAPLLSALGDIDGFRHDSLDRAQSQYAGPRLTNGESIDAAGQAPQLVVRSGTLRERHHDEVRAAWSRDGGTSWSAFASEPPAGEGAGHIAINADGSRVIWSPRNGGGAWASDDWGRHWKRVEGASGSWLIEADRVDAQRWYAVDAASGRFHLSEDGGRHFRDSGVDVGVPADAERSRPQLRPDPRRAGVVYLASPSHGVMRWQDGRLAVLAKVQQARSLGLGRAPRDGAPPMLFLAGSVDGVSGLFRSEDEGRRWQRIDDDAHRFGRPYAVTGDPRVIGRVYFATGGRGIFYGDAR, encoded by the coding sequence ATGCCCGGCACGTTCCGGCGTGCCGTGCGGCCGCGTTCGGTCTGGCCGGCGCTGCTGCTGGCGCTGCTGTGGAGCGTGCTGCCGGCGTGGGCGGCGGCGCCGGCGCCGTACCAGTTCCGCAGCGTCGCCATCGGCGGCGGCGGTTTCGTCTCCGGCCTGCTGTTCCATCCGGCGCAGCAGGGCCTGCTGTACGCGCGCACCGACGTCGGCGGCGCCTACCGCTGGGACGCGGCGGGCGAACGCTGGATCGCCTTGACCGATTGGCTCGGCGCGGACGACCAGAACCTGATGGGCATCGACGCGTTCGCGATCGATCCGCACGATCCGCAGGCGCTGTACCTGGCCGCGGGCACCTACCTGCACGCGCGCGCCGGCAATGCCGCGCTGCTGCGTTCGCACGACCAGGGGCGCAGCTTCGCGCGCACCGATCTGCCGTTCAAGCTGGGCGGCAACGAACTGGGCCGCGGCAACGGCGAACGGCTCGCGGTCGATCCCAACGACGGCCGCGTGCTGCTGCTCGGCTCGCGCGATGCCGGGCTGTGGCGCAGCGCCGATCGCGGCGCGCACTGGCAGCAAGTGGCGTCGTTCCCGGCCGTGGCCACCAGCGCGGCGGCCAGCGCGGTGAACCATGCCGGGCGCCGCCAGCAGGTGGGCATCGCCTTCGTGCTGTTCGATCCCGACAGCGCCGCCGCCGGCGGCGGCTCGCAGCGGATCTACGTCGGCGTGTCCACCCAGGAACGCAGTGTGTTCGTGTCCGAGGACGGCGGGCGCAGCTGGCAGCCGCTGCCGGGGCAGCCCACCGGGCTGCGCCCCAGCCACATGGTGCGTTCCGGCGCCGGCGTCTACTACCTCAGCTACGGCGACCAGCCGGGGCCGGACCTGATGGCCAACGGCGCACTGTGGGAATACGCGCCGGCCGCGCGGCGCTGGACCGACATCACCCCGGTGCCGCAACCGCGCAGCGGGCCGGGCTTCGGTTGGGGCGCGGTGGCGGTGGACCCGCGCCGGCCGCAGACGCTGATCGCCAGCACCTTCCGCCGCTACACGCCGGGCGACGACATCTACCGCAGCACCGATGGCGGGCGCAGCTGGGCGCCGTTGTTCCCGCGCTCGCGCTTCGCCCACGACAACGCCCCGTGGACCGCGCAGGCCCGCCCGCACTGGATGGCGTCGCTGGCGATCGATCCGTTCGACAGCGACCGCGCCTGGTTCGTCACCGGCTACGGCGTGTGGGCCTCGCGCAACCTGCGTGCGTTCGATGCGCAGGGCGGCGTGGTGCAGTGGCGGTTCGCCGACGCCGGCCTGGAGGAAACGGTGCCGCTGGACCTGCTCAGCCCGGCGCAGGGCGCGCCGTTGCTCAGCGCGCTCGGCGATATCGACGGCTTCCGCCACGACAGCCTGGACCGCGCGCAGTCGCAGTACGCCGGGCCGCGGCTGACCAACGGCGAGAGCATCGATGCGGCCGGGCAGGCGCCGCAGCTGGTGGTACGCAGCGGCACGCTGCGCGAGCGCCACCACGACGAGGTCCGCGCCGCCTGGTCGCGCGATGGCGGCACCAGCTGGAGCGCGTTCGCCAGCGAGCCGCCGGCGGGCGAGGGCGCCGGGCACATCGCGATCAACGCCGACGGCAGCCGCGTGATCTGGTCGCCGCGCAACGGCGGCGGCGCCTGGGCCAGCGACGACTGGGGCCGGCATTGGAAGCGCGTGGAGGGCGCCTCGGGCAGCTGGCTGATCGAGGCCGACCGGGTTGATGCGCAGCGCTGGTACGCGGTGGATGCGGCCAGCGGCCGCTTCCATCTGAGCGAGGACGGCGGCCGCCATTTCCGCGACAGCGGCGTCGACGTCGGCGTACCGGCGGACGCCGAGCGCAGCCGCCCGCAGTTGCGCCCGGACCCGCGGCGCGCCGGCGTGGTGTACCTGGCCAGTCCCAGCCACGGGGTGATGCGCTGGCAGGACGGCAGGCTCGCCGTGCTGGCGAAGGTGCAGCAGGCGCGTTCGCTGGGCCTGGGCCGCGCGCCGCGCGACGGCGCGCCGCCGATGCTGTTCCTCGCCGGCAGCGTCGATGGCGTCAGCGGGCTGTTCCGCTCCGAGGACGAGGGCCGGCGCTGGCAGCGCATCGACGACGATGCGCACCGCTTCGGCCGCCCCTACGCCGTCACCGGCGATCCGCGGGTGATCGGCCGGGTCTACTTCGCCACCGGCGGCCGGGGCATCTTCTATGGCGATGCGCGCTAG
- a CDS encoding TonB-dependent receptor, with translation MSASHSHCPHARTVALRSTRVVSDRGVRRSAIALAVAALVAASAAQAQQAGQAQPAQADDATTQLDTVQVSGTRSSVTKAQMVKQNAEQLVDSIVAEDIGKLPDNNVAEALQRISGVQIARNYGEGSSIAIRGLTQVRTELNGRDIFTANDGRGLSFEDVSAELLAGVNVYKNPSADMIEGGLGGTVDLRTRLPFDYDGRKIAGSVQYNHYDLADDSKPAFSGMYSDRWQTGIGEIGLLVNYSQQTSPFRQDTISIEPWYTQTDLPGYEGQEISVPHGAGTNTTVGERKRKTGAFALQWRPNDDVEVTAQVLRSDYDFSWHDYSFFAYSGQNPMQGYDDIVVNDRNEFVSGTFQNTPADSNTSLTKRHSVTTDYSLGAKWTVSPNLTLSTDFQYIDATTKGTRYILGTGMDTTPRYTIDFRGDLPRLSVSDAAGNPGYLADQANYSGWKFHLDNKDDNEATEFAWRSDMDLAFDDSFARSFKAGVRYTDRDAQNKGNVWRYMYLGAPFSQYPDAQLMQNPITDFFRGDSHTFGPRLTPSDALVGDYEQTLALFGASPLAFAPNNINDQGEKTYAAYGVLRFGVDDGAVPFDGNIGIRIVRTKVDSTGVRTGTDAEGGGLLPVDVRQTYTDVLPSLNLRWMLTDRLQWRFAASRGISRPDLNRLNPNLSLGTATGSDGTTRRTGSAGNPDLTPMKADQFDTALEWYFGKGSMMYGTVFYKKVDGFIADAVFEEVYGGQTWEITRPVNGKDGRIKGAELGYTQFFDFLPGWLSGFGLQANYTYVDSEAPSPTATDTNGQALTVPLQGLSKNSYNLILSYEMSRFQARVAYNWRSDWLVTTAGNGTGNLPVYNKGFGQLDASVRYNIDDVWSVSVDGVNLLDTRNESYLGVESRYRDFVINDRRYGLTLRASF, from the coding sequence ATGTCAGCGTCTCACAGCCATTGTCCGCATGCGCGGACCGTGGCGCTCCGTTCTACCCGTGTTGTTTCCGACCGCGGCGTGCGCCGTTCCGCGATCGCCCTGGCCGTCGCCGCGCTGGTCGCCGCGTCCGCCGCGCAAGCCCAGCAAGCCGGGCAGGCCCAGCCTGCGCAGGCCGACGATGCCACCACCCAGCTGGACACGGTGCAGGTCAGCGGCACCCGCAGCAGCGTGACCAAGGCGCAGATGGTCAAGCAGAACGCCGAGCAGCTGGTCGATTCGATCGTGGCCGAGGACATCGGCAAGCTGCCCGACAACAACGTCGCCGAGGCGCTGCAGCGCATCTCCGGCGTGCAGATCGCGCGCAACTACGGCGAGGGCAGCAGCATCGCCATCCGCGGCCTGACCCAGGTCCGCACCGAACTCAACGGCCGCGACATCTTCACCGCCAACGACGGCCGCGGGCTGAGCTTCGAGGACGTCTCGGCCGAACTGCTGGCCGGCGTCAACGTCTACAAGAATCCGTCCGCCGACATGATCGAAGGCGGCCTGGGCGGCACCGTCGACCTGCGCACGCGCCTGCCGTTCGACTACGACGGGCGCAAGATCGCCGGCAGCGTGCAGTACAACCACTACGACCTGGCCGACGACAGCAAGCCGGCGTTCTCGGGCATGTACAGCGACCGCTGGCAGACCGGGATCGGCGAGATCGGCCTGCTGGTGAACTATTCGCAGCAGACCAGCCCGTTCCGCCAGGACACCATCTCCATCGAGCCGTGGTACACGCAGACCGACCTGCCGGGCTACGAAGGGCAGGAGATCTCGGTGCCGCACGGCGCCGGCACCAACACCACGGTCGGCGAGCGCAAGCGCAAGACCGGCGCGTTCGCGCTGCAGTGGCGGCCCAACGACGACGTCGAGGTCACCGCGCAGGTGCTGCGCTCGGACTACGACTTCAGCTGGCACGACTATTCGTTCTTCGCCTACAGCGGGCAGAACCCGATGCAGGGCTACGACGACATCGTGGTCAACGACCGCAACGAGTTCGTCAGCGGCACGTTCCAGAACACCCCGGCCGATTCCAACACCAGCCTGACCAAGCGCCATTCGGTCACCACCGACTACTCGCTGGGCGCCAAGTGGACGGTGTCGCCGAACCTGACCCTGAGCACCGATTTCCAGTACATCGATGCCACCACCAAGGGCACGCGCTACATCCTCGGCACCGGCATGGACACCACGCCGCGCTACACCATCGACTTCCGCGGCGACCTGCCGCGCCTGTCGGTGAGCGACGCGGCCGGCAATCCGGGCTACCTGGCCGACCAGGCCAACTACAGCGGCTGGAAGTTCCACCTGGACAACAAGGACGACAACGAGGCCACCGAGTTCGCATGGCGCAGCGACATGGACCTGGCGTTCGACGACAGCTTCGCGCGCAGCTTCAAGGCCGGCGTGCGCTATACCGACCGCGATGCGCAGAACAAGGGCAACGTGTGGCGCTACATGTACCTGGGCGCGCCGTTCTCGCAGTACCCCGATGCGCAGCTGATGCAGAATCCGATCACCGATTTCTTCCGCGGCGACTCGCACACCTTCGGTCCCAGGCTCACTCCGTCCGACGCGCTGGTCGGCGACTACGAGCAGACCCTGGCGCTGTTCGGCGCCTCGCCGCTGGCCTTCGCGCCGAACAACATCAACGACCAGGGCGAGAAGACCTACGCCGCCTACGGCGTGCTGCGCTTCGGCGTGGACGACGGCGCGGTGCCGTTCGACGGCAACATCGGCATCCGCATCGTGCGCACCAAGGTCGATTCGACCGGCGTGCGCACCGGCACCGATGCCGAGGGCGGCGGGCTGCTGCCGGTGGACGTGCGCCAGACCTACACCGACGTGCTGCCGAGCCTGAACCTGCGGTGGATGCTCACCGACAGGCTGCAGTGGCGCTTCGCCGCCTCGCGCGGCATCTCGCGCCCGGACCTCAACAGGCTCAACCCCAACCTGAGCCTGGGCACCGCCACCGGCAGCGACGGCACCACCCGCCGCACCGGGTCGGCCGGCAATCCCGACCTGACCCCGATGAAGGCCGACCAGTTCGACACCGCGCTGGAGTGGTACTTCGGCAAGGGCTCGATGATGTACGGCACGGTGTTCTACAAGAAGGTCGACGGCTTCATCGCCGATGCCGTGTTCGAGGAAGTCTATGGCGGCCAGACCTGGGAGATCACCCGCCCGGTCAACGGCAAGGACGGCCGGATCAAGGGCGCGGAACTGGGCTATACGCAGTTCTTCGATTTCCTGCCGGGCTGGCTGAGCGGCTTCGGCCTGCAGGCCAACTACACCTACGTGGACAGCGAGGCGCCGAGCCCGACCGCCACCGACACCAACGGCCAGGCGCTGACGGTGCCGCTGCAGGGGCTGTCCAAGAACAGCTACAACCTGATCCTCAGCTACGAGATGTCGCGCTTCCAGGCGCGCGTGGCCTACAACTGGCGCAGCGACTGGCTGGTGACCACGGCCGGCAACGGCACCGGCAACCTGCCGGTGTACAACAAGGGCTTCGGCCAGCTGGACGCGTCGGTGCGCTACAACATCGACGACGTGTGGTCGGTGTCGGTGGACGGGGTCAACCTGCTCGATACCCGCAACGAGAGCTACCTGGGCGTGGAATCGCGCTACCGCGACTTCGTCATCAACGACCGTCGCTACGGCCTGACCCTGCGCGCCAGCTTCTGA
- a CDS encoding TonB-dependent receptor, whose amino-acid sequence MALSICVLLSAQALAQDADDATRKKGADPVTQLDAVEVKGVRASLIKSQSIKHDAEQIVDSVSAEDIGALPDRSVTETLQRVSGVTIDHFMARNDPDHFSAEGSGVMIRGMTQVRGELNGRDSFSAASGRGLSFEDVPAELMAGVDVYKNPSAEIIEGGLGGTVNLRTRMPFDQPGRAIGFTADENYGDFSKTYKPSGSFLFSDRWDTGAGEMGLMLDLAYSELATRSDGIQVEPFVRRTDPALLAGTDFDQVYVPGGVNWRQLDFERKRKGVAGAFQWRPSDDTEIYVQYMRSTYDMNWQERAAFFNDDTNAVGPAPGTTFTYDADGRFVSGSPVSTSWRGNITGNDGVRFYTDNRYAQQSTTTSDLSGGFSHKLTGNLTVRGDMQLVRSQSDALDFTLFSSIYLPGLSFDLSGKYPSVSIADTSYTSNPSNYFWSAAMDHLAKNRGRELATRFDLEYTYDDNPWLRTFRAGIRATDRTQTNKNSGYNWGVISDNWATIPGTGTGLADLASYMTGSSQLASFSNLFRGKIDVPNSLYFPSNAAVKDYAGTSKLIQQVVALRGSGWAPDQYQLQDTNRQFERTQAAYAVLYFGNEEALGVPVDGNIGVRIVQTKTEAAGYGQFPDLSGSAGSEALREQYTGQFFPNNAQGSYTNVLPSFNMRFKFSDALQWRIAASKAMARPDYTQLQPYLLLAATTEDDGSVSRWTGTAGNPNLKPMKANQYDTALEWYFDTSDMMYLTLFYKSVKDYFSNQTVTETYGGQDWLVTRPYNMAKGRIRGFEYGYTQFFDSWPGWLSGFGVNANFTFVDSSGGVNSATDPYTQTTVTGVSLPLEGLSRRSYNFAGIYEKGPLSVRLAYNWRSRYLLTASDVATKLPTWSDDYGQLDASAFYRFTPHLQLGIQANNLTNTVTKVLMGPTSYTGGEVDNHLYTRSWFVNDRRYSLVLRANW is encoded by the coding sequence ATGGCGCTGAGCATCTGCGTGCTGCTGAGCGCGCAAGCGCTGGCGCAGGACGCCGACGATGCCACCAGGAAGAAGGGCGCCGATCCGGTGACCCAACTCGATGCGGTCGAGGTCAAGGGCGTGCGCGCCAGCCTGATCAAGTCGCAGTCGATCAAGCACGATGCCGAGCAGATCGTCGATTCGGTCAGCGCCGAAGACATCGGCGCGCTGCCCGACCGCAGCGTCACCGAGACCCTGCAACGGGTCAGCGGCGTGACCATCGACCATTTCATGGCGCGCAACGACCCGGACCATTTCTCCGCCGAAGGCAGCGGGGTGATGATCCGCGGCATGACCCAGGTGCGCGGCGAACTCAACGGCCGCGACAGCTTCAGCGCCGCCAGCGGCCGCGGACTCAGCTTCGAGGACGTGCCGGCCGAACTGATGGCCGGCGTGGACGTGTACAAGAATCCCTCGGCCGAGATCATCGAAGGCGGCCTCGGCGGCACGGTCAACCTGCGCACGCGCATGCCGTTCGACCAGCCGGGCCGGGCGATCGGCTTCACCGCCGACGAGAACTACGGCGACTTCAGCAAGACCTACAAGCCGTCCGGCTCGTTCCTGTTCAGCGATCGCTGGGACACCGGCGCCGGCGAGATGGGCCTGATGCTGGACCTGGCCTATTCGGAACTGGCCACCCGCAGCGACGGCATTCAGGTGGAGCCGTTCGTGCGCCGCACCGATCCGGCGCTGCTGGCCGGCACCGATTTCGACCAGGTCTACGTGCCCGGCGGCGTCAACTGGCGGCAGCTGGACTTCGAGCGCAAGCGCAAGGGCGTGGCCGGGGCGTTCCAGTGGCGGCCCAGCGACGATACCGAGATCTACGTGCAGTACATGCGCTCCACCTACGACATGAACTGGCAGGAGCGCGCGGCGTTCTTCAACGACGACACCAACGCGGTCGGTCCCGCCCCGGGCACCACCTTCACCTACGATGCCGACGGCCGTTTCGTCAGCGGCTCGCCGGTGTCCACGTCCTGGCGCGGCAACATCACCGGCAACGATGGCGTGCGCTTCTACACCGACAACCGCTACGCGCAGCAGAGCACCACCACCTCGGACCTGTCCGGCGGCTTCAGCCACAAGCTCACCGGCAACCTCACCGTGCGCGGCGACATGCAACTGGTGCGGTCGCAAAGCGACGCGCTGGATTTCACCCTGTTCAGCTCGATCTACCTGCCGGGCCTGAGCTTCGACCTGAGCGGCAAGTACCCGTCGGTGTCGATCGCCGACACCAGCTATACCTCCAACCCCTCCAATTATTTCTGGAGCGCGGCGATGGACCACCTGGCGAAGAACCGCGGCCGCGAGCTGGCCACGCGCTTCGACCTGGAGTACACCTACGACGACAATCCGTGGCTGCGAACCTTCCGCGCCGGCATCCGCGCCACCGACCGTACCCAGACCAACAAGAACTCCGGCTACAACTGGGGCGTGATCAGCGACAACTGGGCGACGATTCCCGGTACCGGCACCGGGCTGGCCGACCTGGCCAGCTACATGACCGGGTCCTCGCAGCTGGCGTCGTTTTCCAACCTATTCCGCGGCAAGATCGACGTGCCCAACAGCCTGTACTTTCCCAGCAACGCCGCGGTCAAGGACTATGCCGGCACCTCGAAGCTGATCCAGCAGGTCGTGGCGTTGCGCGGCTCGGGCTGGGCGCCGGACCAATACCAGCTGCAGGACACCAACCGCCAGTTCGAACGCACCCAGGCCGCCTACGCGGTGCTGTACTTCGGCAACGAGGAGGCGCTGGGCGTGCCGGTGGACGGCAACATCGGCGTGCGCATCGTGCAGACCAAGACCGAAGCCGCCGGCTATGGCCAGTTCCCCGACCTGTCGGGGAGTGCGGGATCCGAAGCGCTCAGGGAGCAGTACACCGGGCAGTTCTTCCCCAACAATGCGCAGGGCAGCTACACCAACGTGCTGCCGAGCTTCAACATGCGCTTCAAGTTCTCCGATGCGCTGCAGTGGCGTATCGCCGCGTCCAAGGCGATGGCGCGGCCGGACTACACCCAGCTGCAACCGTACCTGCTGCTGGCGGCGACCACCGAGGACGACGGCAGCGTGTCCAGGTGGACCGGCACCGCGGGCAATCCCAACCTCAAGCCGATGAAGGCCAACCAGTACGACACCGCGCTGGAATGGTATTTCGATACCAGCGACATGATGTACCTGACCCTGTTCTACAAGAGCGTCAAGGACTATTTCTCCAACCAGACCGTCACCGAGACCTACGGCGGCCAGGACTGGCTGGTGACGCGGCCGTACAACATGGCCAAGGGCCGCATCCGCGGTTTCGAATACGGCTACACGCAGTTCTTCGACTCGTGGCCAGGCTGGCTGAGCGGCTTCGGCGTCAATGCCAACTTCACCTTCGTGGACAGCAGCGGCGGGGTGAATTCGGCGACCGATCCATATACCCAGACCACGGTCACAGGGGTGAGCCTGCCGCTGGAGGGCCTGTCGCGGCGCAGCTACAACTTCGCCGGCATCTACGAGAAGGGGCCGCTGTCGGTGCGCCTGGCCTACAACTGGCGTTCGCGCTACCTGCTGACCGCCAGCGACGTGGCGACCAAGCTGCCGACCTGGTCGGACGACTACGGCCAGCTCGACGCCTCGGCGTTCTATCGCTTCACCCCGCACCTGCAGCTCGGTATCCAGGCCAACAACCTGACCAACACGGTGACCAAAGTGCTGATGGGGCCGACCTCGTATACCGGCGGCGAGGTCGACAACCACCTGTACACGCGCAGCTGGTTCGTCAACGACCGCCGCTATTCGCTGGTGCTGCGCGCCAACTGGTAA
- a CDS encoding LysR substrate-binding domain-containing protein: MTASANPWFNAARLKTRHLLLLLQLHEHRSVLRAAEAASMTQPAASKLLAEMEDLLGVKLFERHARGVEPTWYGQVLIRRARSAMSEIGRAQEEIAALREGRMGQVSIGTVVNPGTNLVPQAIAEVKREFPGILVRVEMDYSRPLVAKLLDGQLDIVIGRILGPHGGDELEFEPLADEPHSAVARAGHPLSARADLRHADLARYGWVLPPVDSVLRARLDAMFLEHGVPTPQNVIETSSLPVMTSLLRGSDCLAALPADAVAPYVQAKLLTVLPIALGVRMESFGIIRRRDYMLPPGAERILLALRNAAKRLYPERAAG; encoded by the coding sequence ATGACCGCTTCCGCCAATCCCTGGTTCAACGCCGCACGCCTGAAGACCCGGCATCTGTTGCTGCTGCTGCAGCTGCACGAGCACCGCTCGGTGCTGCGCGCCGCCGAGGCGGCGAGCATGACCCAGCCGGCGGCGTCCAAGCTGCTGGCGGAAATGGAGGACCTGCTCGGGGTCAAGCTGTTCGAGCGGCACGCGCGCGGGGTGGAGCCGACCTGGTACGGGCAGGTGCTGATCCGCCGCGCGCGCTCGGCGATGTCGGAGATCGGCCGCGCGCAGGAGGAGATCGCGGCGCTGCGCGAGGGGCGGATGGGTCAGGTCTCGATCGGCACCGTGGTCAACCCGGGCACCAACCTGGTGCCGCAGGCGATCGCCGAGGTCAAGCGCGAGTTCCCCGGCATCCTGGTGCGGGTGGAGATGGACTACAGCCGGCCGCTGGTGGCCAAGCTGCTGGACGGCCAGCTCGACATCGTGATCGGGCGCATCCTCGGCCCGCACGGCGGCGACGAGCTGGAGTTCGAGCCGCTGGCCGACGAGCCGCATTCGGCGGTGGCGCGCGCCGGGCACCCGCTGTCGGCGCGCGCCGACCTGCGCCATGCCGACCTGGCGCGCTACGGCTGGGTGCTGCCGCCGGTGGACAGCGTGCTGCGCGCGCGGCTGGACGCGATGTTCCTGGAACACGGCGTGCCGACCCCGCAGAACGTCATCGAGACCTCGTCGCTGCCGGTGATGACCAGCCTGCTGCGCGGCAGCGACTGCCTGGCGGCGCTGCCGGCCGACGCGGTGGCGCCGTACGTGCAGGCCAAGCTGCTGACCGTGCTGCCGATCGCGCTGGGGGTGCGGATGGAGTCGTTCGGCATCATCCGCCGCCGCGACTACATGCTGCCGCCCGGCGCCGAACGCATCCTGCTCGCGCTGCGCAATGCGGCCAAGCGGCTGTATCCGGAGCGTGCGGCGGGTTGA